In Thunnus albacares chromosome 10, fThuAlb1.1, whole genome shotgun sequence, a single window of DNA contains:
- the slc30a9 gene encoding zinc transporter 9 isoform X1, translated as MFPSLAHRPWHVFCRVSLQRRASLSQRPPRFPQLCPQLCHGWQSGSIHSLWFSLPDCRVASLGLGKVQYYSTSGDSKDGPPKSASGDAPVAEKVLAAAGKATEAEDSSGSTVKGLTKAETIQVKVRAVLKKREYGSKYTKNNFITAVRAMNEFCLKPSDLEQLRKIRRRSPHDDTEAFTVFLRSDVEAKALDVWGSHEALARERKLRKEVEREYQENIFRNQQLLKEYKDFWGNTKPRSGKRTTFLEGPGKVVMVAICINGLNFFFKLLAWVYTGSASMFSEAIHSLADTCNQALLALGISQSVRNPDPGHPYGFSNMRYIASLISGVGIFMMGAGLSWYHGIMGLLHPEPIESLLWAYCILAGSLVSEGATLLVAVNEIKKSAQLQGVSFYEYVMQSRDPSTNVVLLEDAAAVLGVIMAASCMGLTSLTGNPYYDSLGSLGVGTLLGTVSAFLIYTNTEALLGRSIQAERVQKLTEFLESDPAVRAIHDVKATDLGLSKVRFKAEVDFDGRVVTRSYLEKQDIDQILNDIQQVKTPEELENFMLKHGENIIDTLGAEVDRLEKELKQRNPEVRHVDLEIL; from the exons GTTGGCAAAGTGGAAGCATACATAGCTTGTGGTTCAGCCTTCCAGACTGCCGTGTTGCTTCTCTAGGGCTGGGCAAGGTGCAGTACTACTCTACCTCTGGAGACAGTAAAGATGGTCCCCCAAAATCTGCATCAGGTGATGCTCCTGTGGCAGAAAAGGTGTTGGCCGCTGCTGGAAAAGCTACAG AAGCAGAGGACAGTTCTG GTTCGACAGTTAAGGGGCTGACTAAAGCTGAGACAATTCAAGTGAAAG TCCGAGCTGTCCTGAAGAAAAGGGAATATGGATCCAAGTATActaagaacaactttattactgcTGTGAGAGCCATGAATGAGTTCTGCCTCAAACCAAG TGATCTGGAACAACTTCGAAAGATCAGAAGACGCAGCCCCCACGACGACACAGAGgctttcactgtgtttttgcGGTCAGACGTGGAGGCCAA AGCTCTGGATGTGTGGGGAAGTCATGAAGCTCtagccagagagagaaaactcaggaaagaggtggagagagagtaCCAAGAGA ATATTTTTCGGAATCAACAGTTGTTGAAAGAATACAAAGACTTTTGGGGAAATACTAAG CCTCGATCAGGCAAGAGGACAACATTTCTGGAAGGGCCAGGAAAGGTGGTCATGGTCGCTATTTGCAT CAATGGGCTGAATTTCTTTTTCAAGCTCCTGGCTTGGGTCTACACTGGATCAGCCAGCATGTTCTCCGAGGCCATCCACTCTCTGGCCGACACCTGCAATCAGGCCCTGCTTGCTCTGGGAATCAGCCAGTCAGTCCGCAACCCCGACCCTGGGCACCC GTATGGCTTCTCCAACATGCGCTACATCGCCTCCCTCATCAGCGGCGTGGGCATTTTTATGATGGGAGCAGGCCTGTCCTGGTATCATGGCATTATGGGTTTGCTGCACCCAGAGCCCATTGAATCTTTGTTATGG GCCTACTGTATTTTGGCAGGTTCTCTGGTATCTGAAGGAG cCACATTACTTGTAGCCGTCAATGAGATAAAGAAGAGTGCCCAGCTGCAAGGAGTCTCTTTTTATGAGTACG TGATGCAGAGTCGAGACCCCAGCACTAATGTCGTACTGCtggaggatgctgctgctgtactTGGAGTAATTATGGCTGCCAGCTGCATGGGGCTTACCTCACTGACAG GTAACCCGTACTATGACAGTCTGGGCTCCCTGGGCGTGGGCACGTTGCTGGGCACCGTCTCAGCCTTCctcatttacacaaacacagaggccCTGCTGGGACGCTCTATACAGGCCGAACGTGTTCAGAAGCTCACAGAGTTCCTGGAGAGCGACCCTGCTGTAAG GGCCATCCATGACGTGAAGGCCACTGATTTGGGTCTGAGTAAAGTGCGCTTCAAGGCTGAAGTTGACTTCGATGGTCGAGTGGTGACACGGTCTTATCtggaaaaacaagacattgaCCAAATTCTCAAT GACATTCAGCAGGTGAAGACCCCCGAGGAGCTGGAGAACTTTATGCTGAAACATGGAGAGAACATCATTGACACCCTGGGGGCTGAGGTGGACCGCTTGGAGAAAGAACTCAAG cAACGTAACCCAGAGGTTCGTCACGTGGACTTGGAGATACTATAA
- the slc30a9 gene encoding zinc transporter 9 isoform X2 gives MFPSLAHRPWHVFCRVSLQRRASLSQRPPRFPQLCPQLCHGWQSGSIHSLWFSLPDCRVASLGLGKVQYYSTSGDSKDGPPKSASGDAPVAEKVLAAAGKATAEDSSGSTVKGLTKAETIQVKVRAVLKKREYGSKYTKNNFITAVRAMNEFCLKPSDLEQLRKIRRRSPHDDTEAFTVFLRSDVEAKALDVWGSHEALARERKLRKEVEREYQENIFRNQQLLKEYKDFWGNTKPRSGKRTTFLEGPGKVVMVAICINGLNFFFKLLAWVYTGSASMFSEAIHSLADTCNQALLALGISQSVRNPDPGHPYGFSNMRYIASLISGVGIFMMGAGLSWYHGIMGLLHPEPIESLLWAYCILAGSLVSEGATLLVAVNEIKKSAQLQGVSFYEYVMQSRDPSTNVVLLEDAAAVLGVIMAASCMGLTSLTGNPYYDSLGSLGVGTLLGTVSAFLIYTNTEALLGRSIQAERVQKLTEFLESDPAVRAIHDVKATDLGLSKVRFKAEVDFDGRVVTRSYLEKQDIDQILNDIQQVKTPEELENFMLKHGENIIDTLGAEVDRLEKELKQRNPEVRHVDLEIL, from the exons GTTGGCAAAGTGGAAGCATACATAGCTTGTGGTTCAGCCTTCCAGACTGCCGTGTTGCTTCTCTAGGGCTGGGCAAGGTGCAGTACTACTCTACCTCTGGAGACAGTAAAGATGGTCCCCCAAAATCTGCATCAGGTGATGCTCCTGTGGCAGAAAAGGTGTTGGCCGCTGCTGGAAAAGCTACAG CAGAGGACAGTTCTG GTTCGACAGTTAAGGGGCTGACTAAAGCTGAGACAATTCAAGTGAAAG TCCGAGCTGTCCTGAAGAAAAGGGAATATGGATCCAAGTATActaagaacaactttattactgcTGTGAGAGCCATGAATGAGTTCTGCCTCAAACCAAG TGATCTGGAACAACTTCGAAAGATCAGAAGACGCAGCCCCCACGACGACACAGAGgctttcactgtgtttttgcGGTCAGACGTGGAGGCCAA AGCTCTGGATGTGTGGGGAAGTCATGAAGCTCtagccagagagagaaaactcaggaaagaggtggagagagagtaCCAAGAGA ATATTTTTCGGAATCAACAGTTGTTGAAAGAATACAAAGACTTTTGGGGAAATACTAAG CCTCGATCAGGCAAGAGGACAACATTTCTGGAAGGGCCAGGAAAGGTGGTCATGGTCGCTATTTGCAT CAATGGGCTGAATTTCTTTTTCAAGCTCCTGGCTTGGGTCTACACTGGATCAGCCAGCATGTTCTCCGAGGCCATCCACTCTCTGGCCGACACCTGCAATCAGGCCCTGCTTGCTCTGGGAATCAGCCAGTCAGTCCGCAACCCCGACCCTGGGCACCC GTATGGCTTCTCCAACATGCGCTACATCGCCTCCCTCATCAGCGGCGTGGGCATTTTTATGATGGGAGCAGGCCTGTCCTGGTATCATGGCATTATGGGTTTGCTGCACCCAGAGCCCATTGAATCTTTGTTATGG GCCTACTGTATTTTGGCAGGTTCTCTGGTATCTGAAGGAG cCACATTACTTGTAGCCGTCAATGAGATAAAGAAGAGTGCCCAGCTGCAAGGAGTCTCTTTTTATGAGTACG TGATGCAGAGTCGAGACCCCAGCACTAATGTCGTACTGCtggaggatgctgctgctgtactTGGAGTAATTATGGCTGCCAGCTGCATGGGGCTTACCTCACTGACAG GTAACCCGTACTATGACAGTCTGGGCTCCCTGGGCGTGGGCACGTTGCTGGGCACCGTCTCAGCCTTCctcatttacacaaacacagaggccCTGCTGGGACGCTCTATACAGGCCGAACGTGTTCAGAAGCTCACAGAGTTCCTGGAGAGCGACCCTGCTGTAAG GGCCATCCATGACGTGAAGGCCACTGATTTGGGTCTGAGTAAAGTGCGCTTCAAGGCTGAAGTTGACTTCGATGGTCGAGTGGTGACACGGTCTTATCtggaaaaacaagacattgaCCAAATTCTCAAT GACATTCAGCAGGTGAAGACCCCCGAGGAGCTGGAGAACTTTATGCTGAAACATGGAGAGAACATCATTGACACCCTGGGGGCTGAGGTGGACCGCTTGGAGAAAGAACTCAAG cAACGTAACCCAGAGGTTCGTCACGTGGACTTGGAGATACTATAA
- the grxcr1a gene encoding glutaredoxin domain-containing cysteine-rich protein 1 — protein MEGTMLTAEQEKPQKRVRFRVASGNSGRVLKEMFKDEGPSDSLDSDCTSSSDAERASTPSTSGDAHGHLYLGSELDDSESEPDELLMYAGATKDWTFTTKRVNILSKNGTVRGVKHKVSAGQTLFENLPDSNSMELSLEFGRIVIYTTGFRVVRTTFERCELVRKIFQNHRVKFMEKNIALDCEYGKELEERCKRVGEPPSLPVVFIDGHYLGGAEKILDMNESGELQDLLTKIERVQQPQTCQTCGGFAFIPCLMCHGSKMSVYRNCFTDSFKALKCTSCNENGLQPCVSCSE, from the exons ATGGAGGGGACAATGCTGACGGCAGAACAGGAAAAGCCACAGAAGCGGGTGAGGTTCCGCGTGGCTTCAGGGAACAGCGGCCGGGTGCTGAAGGAGATGTTCAAAGATGAGGGGCCCTCAGACTCCCTGGATTCAGACTGTACCAGCAGCTCTGACGCTGAACGGGCCAGTACTCCCTCTACAAGTGGAGATGCACACGGACACCTGTACCTGGGCTCTGAGCTGGAtgacagtgagagtgaacctGATGAACTGCTCATGTACGCAGGGGCCACCAAGGACTGGACATTCACTACCAAGAGGGTCAACATACTCAGTAAAAATGGGACTGTGAGGGGGGTCAAACACAAAGTCAGCGCAGGTCAGACGCTGTTTGAAAACCTTCCCGATTCCAACAGT ATGGAGTTATCTCTTGAGTTTGGGCGGATAGTGATCTACACTACAGGTTTCCGTGTGGTGAGGACCACCTTTGAGCGCTGCGAGCTGGTCCGGAAGATCTTCCAGAACCACAGGGTGAAGTTTATGGAGAAGAACATCGCTCTGGACTGTGAGTACGggaaggagctggaggagcgGTGCAAACGTGTGGGAGAACCTCCTTCATTACCTGTTGTGTTCATAGACGGACACTACCTTGGG GGTGCTGAGAAAATACTAGACATGAATGAATCAGGAGAGCTTCAAGATCTACTGACAAAAATTGAG AGGGTACAGCAGCCCCAAACGTGCCAGACCTGTGGGGGCTTTGCCTTCATCCCGTGCCTGATGTGCCATGGCAGCAAGATGTCCGTGTACCGCAACTGCTTCACGGATTCCTTCAAAGCCCTCAAGTGCACTTCCTGCAACGAGAACGGCCTGCAGCCGTGTGTAAGCTGCAGTGAGTGA